GACGTCCTGCCCGCGGACCGGACCACCCTGCTCACCCCGACCCGCCACTTCGCCGAGGTCTGACGATGCTCAAGCCTTTTGCCAACTCCGCCCGTGCCGCCGCCTCCGGCCCGCTGACCTGGCGCACCTGGGCCGGGCTCATCGCCGTCCCGCTGCTGGTCGCCGGACTGCTCACCTGGGCCTTCTGGTCCACAACGGACAACCACGGCACCGCCAAAGCCGCCGTGGTCAACAACGACGAACCCGTCACCGTCAACGGGCAACTCCTCCCCCTGGGACGGCAACTCGCCGCCGACCTCACCCACAGCGCGGACTCCGCCTACACCTGGGAACTCACCGACGCCGCCGGCGCGCGGGAAGGGCTCGACGACGGGAGTTACGCCGCCGTGGTGACGATCCCGCGGGACTTCTCAGCACGCGCCACCTCGCCCGCCACCGCCGCTCCGCTGGAGGCCACGCAGGCCGAACTGCGCATCGACACCTCACACGCCACCGGACTGGCCGACCCGGCCGCGAGCACCGCGGTCGCCGAAGCCACCCGGCGCACCCTCGACCAGCAAATCGTCACCACCTACCTGGACAACATCTACCTCGCCTTCGGCACCATCCACGACCAGATCAACGCCGCCGCCGACGGCGCACGCCAACTCGCCGACGGCACCGCCCAACTGGTGCCCGGCGCCACCCAGGCCGCCGACGGCGCCGCCCAGCTGAACACCGCGGCCGGACAGCTGTCCACCGGGGCATCCCAGCTCGCCGCGGGCACGGGAGAGCTGGCCGACGGATCCGGGCAGCTGGCGTCCGGACTGAGCCAGGCCGAACGGGACACCGCCCAGCTGCCCGCCCTGACCCGGCAACTCGCCGACGGAGCCCGCCAGGTCGCCGACGGCAACGAACAGATCGCCGACGTCGTCGTCCCGCTCGCGAACCGGATCATCGCCGCGATCGACGCCACCCCGAGCGCTCAGGATGCTGCCCGGCAGTTCCGGCAGCTCGCCACGGACTGCGAAGGCAGCGCGGACTTCTGCCGTCAGCTCCGGCAGGCCGCCGACCAGTTCACCGAGGAGGCGGGCAAGATCGACGGCGCTCGCGAGACCATCCGGCAAGCCGCGGTCGAAACCCGCGACAATGTCCGGGCACTCGCGACGGGCGCCCGCCAGGTCGCCGACGGCAACGCCCAGCTCGCCGCCAGCTCCGGCGAACTCGCCTCCGGGATCGCCGACGCCGCCGCCGGTGCCCGGCAACTCGACACCGGCGTCCAGGAGGTCAACGGCGGCGCACAGCAGCTCGCATCCGGCGCCGGGCAGCTCGCCACCGGCGCCGGCCAGCTGTCCACCGGCACCGCCCAACTCCGCGATGGCACGGTGCGGGTCGACGACGGCGCCCGGCAACTGGCCACGCAGCTCGACCAAGGCCGCAACCAGGTCCCGACATACAGCGACGCCGAACGCGCGAACCTCAAGACCGTCGCCGCCAACCCCTCCTTCGCCGGCATCACCAGTCCCGACCTCGGCGACGCCGCTGCCGCGCTGTTCGTCGCGCTGGCACTGTGGGCGTGCGCGCTGGGCACCTACATCCTGACCCGTGCCGTGCCCGCGGCCGTGCAAACCTCCCGCGAACCGACCTGGCGCATCATCGCCCGCGCCGCGATGCCGGGCACCACCATCGCCGTTCTCGCGGCACTCGTGCTCAGTGTCGCCCTGGCCCCGGTGCTCGACCTCGGGTTCGGCCGATGGCTCGCCTTCCTCGCCGTCACCCTGCTCGCCGCCCTCGCGTTCGTCGCGCTCAACCAGGCCGCGACCGCGATCTTCAAACGCCCCGGCCGCATCGCCTCACTCGCGGTACTGGTGCTGACCGTGGCCACCGGGGTGATCTCGACGATCCCCGGACC
This is a stretch of genomic DNA from Amycolatopsis endophytica. It encodes these proteins:
- a CDS encoding YhgE/Pip family protein, which codes for MLKPFANSARAAASGPLTWRTWAGLIAVPLLVAGLLTWAFWSTTDNHGTAKAAVVNNDEPVTVNGQLLPLGRQLAADLTHSADSAYTWELTDAAGAREGLDDGSYAAVVTIPRDFSARATSPATAAPLEATQAELRIDTSHATGLADPAASTAVAEATRRTLDQQIVTTYLDNIYLAFGTIHDQINAAADGARQLADGTAQLVPGATQAADGAAQLNTAAGQLSTGASQLAAGTGELADGSGQLASGLSQAERDTAQLPALTRQLADGARQVADGNEQIADVVVPLANRIIAAIDATPSAQDAARQFRQLATDCEGSADFCRQLRQAADQFTEEAGKIDGARETIRQAAVETRDNVRALATGARQVADGNAQLAASSGELASGIADAAAGARQLDTGVQEVNGGAQQLASGAGQLATGAGQLSTGTAQLRDGTVRVDDGARQLATQLDQGRNQVPTYSDAERANLKTVAANPSFAGITSPDLGDAAAALFVALALWACALGTYILTRAVPAAVQTSREPTWRIIARAAMPGTTIAVLAALVLSVALAPVLDLGFGRWLAFLAVTLLAALAFVALNQAATAIFKRPGRIASLAVLVLTVATGVISTIPGPLHTLGGYLPTHGAVLALRAVIAGSGDLVTGVVELVAWLAVGALATVVVTDRRRYLSGKQVRHGAWLPAAT